Below is a genomic region from Spirosoma radiotolerans.
TGTACGCGACCGATCGATTAAGTTTGACATACACTGAAAAGTCAGTTTCCCACAAAACGCTCCAACCATAGACGAAGCAATCTTACGCATTGTCTCAGATAACCAAGCGGTTGAACCGTCAAGTAAAGCCCTTTGTATACGTTCATTAGGCCAATCGAAACTGAGTAGGCGGATAACCGAAGGTCTTCTTGAAAGCGAACGAAAAATGGGAAAGGTCTTCAAATCCCACTTCTAGATACACCTCTGAGGGCTTTCGTTTCTTTTCCACAATTTGATAGTGCGCCATTTCTAGCCGCTTCTGGGTGAGCCATCGGCCGGGCGAATTGTTAAACGCTTTGTGGAAATCCTTTTTGAAGGTAGTCAGGCTTCGACCTGTCAAATAACCGAATTTGGCCAGCGGTAGGTTGAACATATAATGCCGCTCCATAAAATCAACAAGATCCAGCTTACCTGGCTCCTCAAAATTACCCAGTAGCCCATCTACTTCCAGATCAATGGCACGCAGCACTCGAATCGCTTCTTCAACCTTAAAAACAGCAATATCGGTTGGTAGGGCATCCGCTAGTTCAAAATAAGGTGACAAGGAATTGAACAGGCTTTCCAATAAAGGGTGGCGCTGGAACTGTTTGGGTTGATCAGCAGGGTGGGCGGCTGAAGCAGGCCCGTTGTGGGCGTAGAAGTGCTGTAACCGTTCCTTCTGAAACACCATCGAGATAGTGACGCAAGGCAGTCCATCCAGGGGAAGTTTGCTCATCTTACCCAACTGGTTTCGAGGGAACAGCACTGTATCACCAGCATAAAAGTGATAGCTCCGCTCAGCCGCCACGACTCTGACTTCACCCGAGATCACACGCACCAAGGCTGGCTGGGGCAGCACCAACTCCCGGCTGTAGTGAATCTCTTTCTTGCAGGCGATAAATACTTCAGCGATCTCCATTCCCTAAAACTAGTACTTATTGGTCAAGCAAATGTAGGCGCATCAAGCTTTCTGCCGTTGCCAGCACGGCCTCTTCGGTCGAACGGGGCGACCAGTCCAGCAGGCGAATGGCCTTGGCACTAGTGGTGTTCATTACCCGGCCCAGCAAGGGGATCATCGATTTAACCATGGGGTCTCTCAGGGCGGCAATCCGCAACAACGCATTCGGCAGTTCTCTGGTGTTAACCTTGCTGGCGTCCTGACCCAGATGCGCTTTGAGTATTCTGGCGATTTCAACCAGCCAGACGCTTTCTCCCGCCGTGGCTATGAAACGCTCACCCTTAGCCGCCGGATGCGTCATGGCCCGCAGGTGCAGATCAGCAACATCGCGTACATCCACAAAACCCGAGTTAATCTTGGGGCATCCAGGCATTTTACCCGTTAGCAGGTTTTTGATTAGATGGATCGAATGCGAATAATCAGGGCCTAATACTGGACCCAAAACGGTTACCGGATTGACCGCCGACAGTTCCAGCCCGCGGCCTTCTCGTTCAATAAACGCCCAGGCCGCTTGTTCGGCCAATGTTTTTGATTTCTGGTAGGCAGGTGCTTTACCGGCAAGATTGGTCCAATTCGTTTCGTCATAAGGTGCCGTTTGTGGGGGGTGGCCGTACACAACTGCCCCAATGGCCGAGGTCAATACCACCCGTTTTACGCCTGCATCTCTGGAGGCCCTAAGGACGCGTAGAACGCCCTCGCGTGCTGGGTTGATCATCTCATCCTCATGTTTATAGTTGCGAATAGGGGTCGGTGAAGCCACATGCAGCACGTAGGTGCAGTTGTTCACCACTTGATCCCACGGCGCATCGGCTGACAGATCAGCCTCGTGGAAGGTCAATCGCTGAGAGGCCTTACTACCGCCTTCGTTCAGCATGGCTCTCACTTCGGCTTCTCGGTTTAAGGACCGCAGCGTTGTTCGTACCTGGTAGCCAGCCTGTAACAACTGAAGGATGCAATGGACAGCAATAAAGCCGGATCCACCGGTCACCAGCACTGTTTTTTCGGAATTTGCTTTTGTCGTCATCTGTTAATGGTTGATGACCCAAAATTCGAGTAAAACAGCAGGTACAGCTTTGTTGAAAAGGCGTAATATACTTTGTTCAAAAGGCGGGGTAATACATATTAGTAATGGCACAAAACGCTCCTTTCTGCCTCGGGCTAAGCTTGCTCGGCGCTGTCAATACCAGGGGGTAAGGAGTAAAATAGGCATCTGCACGGGCTACTCTTGTTTACCTGCCGGCGTCAAACCCGCTTGAATCACGGCCTGATTAACGGCTCGTATTCGATTTGTGTCCATTTTTTCTACTTCCCGATCGTAGGTGAGCACCCCGTTTACTTCGTGCTCAACGTCTGTGGTTTGCGTATAAATCGCTACGCTTAGTCCCCGGTAGCGCATCAATTGTTCGACCTGATCAAGCAGCATAACGTAGCGGTCGGTCAGGGCGGTTTTCGTCGGTTCATAGGCATACGCATTATTTTCGACGGGCCACATGTGCCCCCGGACAAACAAACCCACTCCCCCAAATTCGCCCAGAGATGCCGCCCGTTTGTCGTCGGGTTCCGAGGCTTTGTTAGGCCCCACGTAAATGTGGGTATCCACAAAATCGCCATTTTTGGGATCGCCGTATGCTTTTTGATAGGACGGATTGTTATTAAAACCCGAATTGCCATTGACCAGTCGGGACGGATCATACCCCTTGACCCAGTCGGTGATAGTGGCTACATCGAAAGCGCCCCAGTTTTCATTGAAAGGCACCCAGGCAATAATGGACGGTGAGTTATAATGGTCATCTATGATCGCTTTTAATTCGTTACGAAATGTGGTCCGGGTGGCTAGGGTGTCTTCATCGGGATACCAGATGGCGGGCATATCCTGCCAAACCAGTAGCCCCAACTTATCCGCCCAATAATAGAATCGCTGGGGCTCGGTTTTCATATGCTTACGGATGAGATTGTAGCCGGCTTTTTTGGTATACTCGATGTCGAATTTAAGGGCTTCCTCCGTTGGCGCGGTCAAAATACCATCGGGCCAGTAGCCCTGATCGAGCAAACCAAGTTGCATGACAAATTTCCCATTCAGCAACGGTCGAACGACGCCATTGACCTTCCCCAGATTGACGTCACGCAGGCCAGCATAACTCATCACCTCATCCGATACCCGCCCGTTGGGGGCCGTCAAGGTAAGTTTGATATCATAAAGAAACGGAGAATCTGGCGACCAGGGCTTCGGATTAGTAATGGGCACAGAGAAAGCCGTTCCCGCCCTTCCTTCGACCCGGGCCACTTCCTTCTTGCCTTCCAGTACAACGGCCGTAACTCGGGCCGCCCCACTGGCCTTGACCTCCAGCCTGAGCTGCTTGCCCGCAAGATCCGGCAGCAGACGAATGGCCTGAATGTAATCGTGGTTGACCGGTTCGAGCCATACGGTTTGCCAGATACCGGAGGTAAACGTGTAATCACCCCGGGGACCGTTTTTTCCGGAAGGCGTACGGCCGTCATTCGGATCATAAGCGGCCACCACCAGGCTGTTGGCGTCCGGAGCCAGCCAAGCGGTTATGTCGAAGGAAAAGGCATCATATCCGCCAGCGTGGCTGCCCACTTTCTGACCGTTAACGAAAACGGTAGCTTGGTGATCGACGGCCCCAAAGTGCAACAAAATCTGCTTGCCCTTCCAGGAAGCGGGCAAGGTAAACGAACGCTGATACCACATATTAATTTCCTGCTTTCGCTGAATACCCGACAACACTGATTCAGGACAGTAAGGCACCCGTATTTTTTGGGAGGTTGTTGGGAAAGTTAATGGGCTGGCGGGGTTATTAGCCGAGGAGACCGCTTTACCTCCCTGGTAGTTCCAGGTGCCGTTGAGGCATAGCCACTGGCTCCGTTGCAACTGTGGGCGAGGGTATTCAGCTAGTGGTTGTGAGGCAGCCAGGGCTGCTTTCGTCCAACGGGTTGGCAACTGGGCAACCTGGGCATAAACGCCTTGAGGGGAGTAGCAAAAGTGAATTAGCAGTAGCGAAACGGCAAGGAAGAAATGGTTTTTTAGCATGGGAAAGCCTGGCACAAGGGGGTAGGATTACCTTGTCAGCCAAAAGTAGAAACACAATGCTAAAAACCGACAAGGTACCAGGTGATTTGAGGGGTCTTCATCGCCTGATACCTTGGCATCGTGTAGTGACGGCCGCGGGATTGTCAGCACCCCGTCCACTAGCGCACAATGTCTTAACAAAGAAGGACAGGTTGTCAACACCTGTAAAATTCCCCTTAACTTATTCGGCTCACGTATTCCTTTTTATCACGTGTCATTGTGTCGGAAGGATTATTTTTACGTGGCGATTGGGGTGAATTTCAAATGAACCTAAAGAAAAATTAATCGTCAATTCAAAAGGTTATCTGTTTCGTTGATTATTCGAGTAAGAAATACAGCCTGATAATATACATCGCCATTATAGTCAGTGTTTTTTGTTCCATCTTTTAGGAGGCTGTTTTGTATGCATAATTCATTTAGCAACCGCCTTTGCGAGGGGCACGTTTATAAATTAGTTTACCATCCCGTTCGACATAATCGCCCACTATTATTGGATATAAATACTTGGGCGCGTGCGATACATTATGGCTTCTTATACTTATTTTGTCGTTAACTTTCAGGCTATGCAATTGCTGAAATTCATTGTTAACGTTCAAAAAATTCTTGTCATACTTTTCTGGCCCAAAACTAAGAATATAATCGTCACCGCTAATCCTGACCATCACTCCGAAACCTAATCGTGAGCCTGGCGGAAGAGAAAGCGAGGTTACAACAGCGTCCATATTGGTAAAAGCACGTATATGCTTCCTTATTTTAGCTTCACCGGCATACACTTTTTTGCCTTCAGCAGACGCTTCCCATTTTTTGTACTTTATCCCATCAGGGGTAGCCTCCCATTTTTTCATTGCAGCTTTCCGTTCAGCAGCAGAGAGTGGTTTTGAGATTGACTTTTTAGAAGCTTCATCTTTAATTTCACGATTAGCATATAATAGTCCGCTTATGACAACCAACGGTAAGATCAAAGCATAAATGATTCGTTTCATAGTTTTGTCGGTTTAATTAAAATAAATCTTTTTCCTGATAAATCATATCCGTTCAAGGCATTCCTTTGTCAAGGATTTCAACCACTGCAGTAGGCCACAAAACTAAAAGTCTGTATCCTGGCGTCTGTTAATTACCTGTAAAAGAATGTTAACGAAACGTAAAAGTTGCTTCTACAGACTGCTATGGATTTTGGCCTCTAAGTAGTTGGATATACAACTGTCTTACAAAAACGCATCCGCGTGAGGTAAAGAAATAGTAAAGGCGTACCCACTTAAAATGAATTCAATTTTTGACGAATCGTTTGTTTGTCAGTCTCTGTTTTTGCCCATAAAAAGGCTTGGTGATAAGACGCCTGAGCAGCTGCGTTGTCAGTACCCGTATAGAGTTCGCCCAGCAGCACATGGTAGAAGTGATTCGTGGACAGATTTAGCTGCTTTGCCTCCTCAATAGCCTGTCGATTACCATACACCTTAGAGACAGCGACTAATCGATTTAAAGCCGCTATGGGAGAATAAACCAGTTGCAACAGGCGGTCATATAAGAAAAGTATATGTTTCCATTTTTCGGGGGTATCCTCTTTGAGCGTGTGCCAATAAGCAATGCTGGCTTCCAGATGAAATCTGGAAACCGATTCGCCCTGGGAGGCCTCATGTAAATAATACGCCCCTCGGCTTATCAATTCATCGTCCCACCGAGTGGGGTCCTGATCCTGCAGTAGAATGAATTGACCGGTTTCTGTCTTTCGGGCGGCAAATCGGGAGCCATGAAAGCACATCAGGGCGTAGAGGGCTTTTACGGCAGGCAGGCTTGTCCTAGGAGTGGCGATTAATGAATTAGTTAGGCGCATGGCTTCCTGGCAAAGCTCTAGGCGGAGAATCGCGTCTTGACTTTCAGAATAATACCCCTCGTTATACAACAGATAAAGGGTCGTTAAAACTGTTTCCAGCCTACTTTCGATTTGGCTCTCCGGGGGAAGTTGGAGGGTCACTTTTTCAGCTTTTAACTTCGCTTTGGCTCGATAGAGCCGTTTATGGATTGTCTCTTTCGTGCTCAAGAGGGCATTAGCAATCTCGTCAATGCCAAACCCACACAAAATGCGAAGGGCCAGACTAACTTGGGCTTCTACTGGAATGGAGGGATGGCAGATGGCAAAAAATAGCTGTAGCTGGCTATCAACAATGCTTTGGTCCGAAAAATCAATGGGCAATTCATCAACCGTGGACGTTATTAATTGAAGTTCGCCTGAAATTTTTTGTCGAAACAAGGCCTGCCGCTTCAGGTGATTTTTTGTCTTGTTTTTAGCCACCGTATACAGCCAGGCGGTGGGATTTTCGGGCTTGCCTTTGTAGGGCCAGGTCGCTAAGGCCAGCAAAAAGGTGTCGCTGACAATGTCCTCGATGGAGTCTAAGTTATCCACACCAACGGTTTTGGAGAGGACCGCGCAAATTTTACTAAACTCGCTCCTGAATAAGTGGGGGATCAGATCTGCAGGGGTCATCACTAGAAGACATTCACAAACTTAAATCGATCAATATCGGACCGTTACGCGCTTAATAGATCGACGTGGCTTAACAAACGGGATGGTAATACGTTCCCGTTCGCTAAGCCTCTGCCTAATCGCCAGCACTTATTAGAGAAATTGGGGGCGTAGTGGGTAGTTTTTGTTGCGTGGGTTGACCGCCCTGGAGAACTCATGAAGCAATCAACTGTTTGAGGATGAATGTTCACTAATTTGGCGCACTTCTACACTATTGCCCTCCTCTTGTAATATGGGGCAACCTTTTGCCACCTCCAGCGCTTCCTGAAGTGAATTGGCCTTTATAATAATGAGTCCGCCCAGAGTTTCTTTAATTTCACCAAAAGGGCCGTTAGTAATCAGCGTTCTGGAATTTTTAGTCGTCACCACCCGTGCCTTATCAAAGGGTAAGCCAATGCCGCTGACAAATTCCGTTGGGGCTGTAATCCCGTCAATCCATTCCATAGTTTGTTTCATCCATTGCTGGATTTGTTCCGGCGAGGCAATTTTTTTGCCGTCTTCATGCCGCATAATGAGTGCAAACTCGTCCATGATCTGTTCGTTTTAACGGTTTAACCTGGTAGGAATTAACTTGAGGGTTTCTGATCGGATAGCGTCCTTTAAAAACGCCAGTACAATTGACTATGAATTCGTCTTCTTTGGCAAGATCGGGTCCATCCGGGTCCTGAGTTCGATCAGCTTAGCGGCTATTGGCCGGTATAGTAATCATCCAGCTAATGCCATACTGATCAGTGACCATGCCAAAGATATCCCCCCAAAACTGCTTTATCAGCGGGGCCGTTATTTGCCCGTTAGCCGCTAGCTTTTCCATGTAACTGGTTAATTGAGCCTCGTCCGTGCCTGCCAGTGATAAACCAAATTGCCCTGTGTTTTTAGTTTCTGAAAGATGAGGGTTGTCACTTGCTGTCAGAATGATATCGCCGGTTAGTTTGGCAAACATGATCTTTGTTTTCATGACATCACTATTGGCATTGGGATCTTTATGGGCACCGGCCGGCCCCTGCCCGAAGGTAGTCAGTGTCAACTCACCGCCAAATGTAGTCTGATAAAATTCCATGGCTTGCTGACAATTTCCGCCAAAGAATAGATGAGGGGTAAGGGTTACTGGTGTCATAGTAGTAAGCGCTAAGTGATTGATTCAGCTCACCCCTGTTACCGGAGAACTGGTTTATAGGTTACAGACAAACGAGATGATCAGAATAGGACATCATCCGGAGAAATTTTTTACAAGGTGTATCCTGGTTAAAAAGCCAAGCTCCAGGCCTGTAAGAAAAGACTCTTTGCCTGCTCTTAACTTTGTGCTTCTCTCTCAATGCCTCTGATGCAGAACAGGAGGATGGGATTAGTAGGATCAAATTGCGTGGATAAGAGATTGCTTGATCACTAATCTATCCAAATAAAGGATTTTCACAAGCGCTCCCGATTAAGACGAAGTAGGATTAATTCATTCGCTTCTCAAATGGGAGCTCTCAGGGCATAACGTCTGACTAGTTAGTTGATGCTTCGTTCTGCTTGTAATCAATAATGAAGGCTATAGGAGGAATGGCTAAATAGCAGCAGTGATGACTGGTTTTGATGCTTCAACAAGTTATCAGGGACAAATGCATAGCGCCTTGATACTTGGTAACCTCGCCTACACTAGAGCCCAGAGGCAAACCCATCTACTATCATTTCAATCATTCTATGACGGCATGAGTAGCGTATTTCTGGATTAAGTAGGCCAGTCTTCCTCCTTTGATGGCACGAGTGGCCAGAAAACTGAACAGGGGTTGGGCGATCCTTTGTAAGCCTACCATGTGCGAGTCGTTCAAATGAGTAAATAAGGCCAAATCAGACAGGCTTTTTGGGGTCCCGCTTTCACTGGCTAACCCATCTTTGGCCAGTCCTTTGGCGATGAGCAGGGCTTGCTCAAAACCCAGGTTTCCTGGCGAAACCGTTACCCGAATCAGGCATTGCTGATCGGACGTATTGTGGAAAAAATGCGTTTGCCCCCGCTGGATGGTGGCCGTCTGACCGGCCTGTAGAGTGAGCGTTTGATCACCCCGCCCAACGATTAACTCGCCATTCAGTACCTCGAAGGTTTCGGAGAATAATTCATGGTAGTGCCAGGGCGTACGTTCGCCGGGCAGGATCCTAAATTCGAGTACACTAATGCCGCCTTCGGTTACTGACGAAATTCGTTTTACGTAAGCGTTGGTATTGCCCGACGGGCCTGCGGTAGTTTCTGGTGTTGACTTACCTAAAAAATAACACAGTAGCCATAGGGTAATGACCGTACTACCATGAATGAGCATGGCCCACAGATCACTGCCGGGAGTATTCCAAACAATGAGCATATCCGCCAAAGGAATGATAGAGCCGGCCAGCAAGGTAAGAAACAAGGGTTTACGGTATTGATGCCAAGCGAACAGCACTACAATTAAGCCTGAGAAGATGTCCCGGATGCCCTTGATAGAATGAAATGCGTAGTTAGGCTGGTTGTAACGAAGGCCGAATCCAGCTTCCGCTACTTCGGGAGCCAGCAAAAAACGAGCGCCGATGAAAAGCATGCCTACACCAATGAGTAAGCTGATCAACCGGAGGGGGGTAGGAATCTGTTGCGTTGTCATGATCTTGTGCGTTTATAAGTACAGCACAAAATTCAGGAGCCAGCCCAAGCTCTGCATTCACTCAGGTGAAGAAAGACGGCTGTAGTGCTTACCAGCCCATCGCGCCCGGATGCGGCTTAGAGACTGGGGTTTGACCCCCACGTAGGAGGCAATATGATACTGGGTAATGCGGGTTGAAAGGGTAGGATAGTTCTCAAGAAAGGCTTGATAACGCAACTCGGGAGCGTCAGTATAGAGGGAGACCAGTTGCCCAATGGTTTTGACAAAAATCTGTTCAATAGCAACCCGGCCAAATCGTTCCCCATGGGTCAATTGGGCAAACAACCGTTGCAGATTAGATAATGAAATAACCAGTAAGTCTGACTCCTCAATGGCTTGAATAGTTCGTCGGCAGGGCCGTTGGGGCAGAAAGCTTTCATAGTCACAGACAAAGTCATTTTCCAAGCCGAAGTCATAAATTTTTTCGTCGCCGTCCTGATTGACAAAATACCGCACTAAGCCGGTATGAATAAAGCCAACGTGTTGGCAAACCTGCCCTTGTTGAACAAAATACTCGCCTTTTTTCAGCCGGTAAGGCTGAAAGACGCTCTTGATCAGTGTAGTATCTGTTTCACTGAGTGGTACGATTTGCCGTATTGTCTCAATCAGCGCAATCAAGGGGTCACTCATCAGGAGTTGGGTTATAGGGTCAAGCCGGCTGCTTTCAAGCCAGCCAAAATTGGATTTAATCGAGCAATTTTCAAAAAAGCCTCCTGCCGAAGACGACATAGTTTATCCAGGCTTGATTTGCTGTACCATTTATTCATCAGAATCGCTTCGCCACTTACCAATCAGATATAGTTGGAGACTTGTACCAGGCGGTTAAATTAGCGCTAACGAAACAGCGTTCTGAACACTGGCTTATTTGCCCATATTATCTTTTATTGTCCTAACAATTTTTTGCACCATCTAAAACTAGTACTAGGAATACCTTTAAAAAGATGCAATTGATAGTTAGTGTTTTTTGACTAAAACTTGTTAATTTATTTAAATCGCTATGAAATTATTATCTGTAATAATCTTATTAACAGCCGTTGCTTTTAGTCCACTCTATGGACAAAGTAAAACAGACGAACAGAACGTGAAGCAGGTTATAAATGGCTTTTTTCAGGCTTTATCTGATGAGGATATACCTTCTTTGAGAAGTTACTGCCGAACAGACTTTACATTGTTAGAGAGTGGAGAAATCTGGTCATTGGATACCTTGGAGGCTAAGATAAAGCCTTATTTTGGTCAAGGGGCCAGGCGCATCAACAAAATCGACTTCAAGAAAATAGTTATAAAAGGAACCAGTGCTTGGGTGGTTTATTTTAACCAAGCCGATATGGAACTGAATGCTAGAAAAGGAACCATCAATTGGTTAGAGAGTGCCGTCTTAACTAAAAATGAAGGCCAGTGGAAACTAACACTACTTCATTCAACAACGCTTCCCAAAAAAAAATAAAATACGGAACGACGAACTAGGGTTGAGAGCTATTGAAAATAATCGTCTCAGCCAATATCAACTCGGATACTTCTTAGCCTAACTCGCCGTGTCTCCTGCTATTTTTGCCGCTGTCATACGCAAGGCAACAATAGCATGGAAAGCGAGAAAAAAACAACCGTCTGGTTTATCACCGGGGCCTCGAAAGGGATGGGCTTAGCCCTCGTTAAATTGCCACTGGCTAAAGGACTCGTCGTAGCCGCCACGTCCCGAAACGGGTCGCTCAGGCGGTTGAAGTGATGCAGCCGCTGTTATGCGAACGCGGGTCGGCAGCTGCGTGTCCAGTTGGCTGAGTATCCAGTCTATTTGGCCGGTGACGCAACTCGGCTCCATCAGGTGGTGGTCAACTTGCTGACCAACGGCTTACGCTATACCCACGAGGGAGGCCAGATTTGGCTCACCCTGGAGCAGTCTGGCCAGCAGGCAATCGTGCGGGGTGTTGACAACGGCATTGGGTTGGCCGCCGATCAATTGGGAACGTTATTCGAA
It encodes:
- a CDS encoding SDR family oxidoreductase, producing the protein MTTKANSEKTVLVTGGSGFIAVHCILQLLQAGYQVRTTLRSLNREAEVRAMLNEGGSKASQRLTFHEADLSADAPWDQVVNNCTYVLHVASPTPIRNYKHEDEMINPAREGVLRVLRASRDAGVKRVVLTSAIGAVVYGHPPQTAPYDETNWTNLAGKAPAYQKSKTLAEQAAWAFIEREGRGLELSAVNPVTVLGPVLGPDYSHSIHLIKNLLTGKMPGCPKINSGFVDVRDVADLHLRAMTHPAAKGERFIATAGESVWLVEIARILKAHLGQDASKVNTRELPNALLRIAALRDPMVKSMIPLLGRVMNTTSAKAIRLLDWSPRSTEEAVLATAESLMRLHLLDQ
- a CDS encoding DUF4267 domain-containing protein, whose protein sequence is MTTQQIPTPLRLISLLIGVGMLFIGARFLLAPEVAEAGFGLRYNQPNYAFHSIKGIRDIFSGLIVVLFAWHQYRKPLFLTLLAGSIIPLADMLIVWNTPGSDLWAMLIHGSTVITLWLLCYFLGKSTPETTAGPSGNTNAYVKRISSVTEGGISVLEFRILPGERTPWHYHELFSETFEVLNGELIVGRGDQTLTLQAGQTATIQRGQTHFFHNTSDQQCLIRVTVSPGNLGFEQALLIAKGLAKDGLASESGTPKSLSDLALFTHLNDSHMVGLQRIAQPLFSFLATRAIKGGRLAYLIQKYATHAVIE
- a CDS encoding RNA polymerase sigma factor, giving the protein MTPADLIPHLFRSEFSKICAVLSKTVGVDNLDSIEDIVSDTFLLALATWPYKGKPENPTAWLYTVAKNKTKNHLKRQALFRQKISGELQLITSTVDELPIDFSDQSIVDSQLQLFFAICHPSIPVEAQVSLALRILCGFGIDEIANALLSTKETIHKRLYRAKAKLKAEKVTLQLPPESQIESRLETVLTTLYLLYNEGYYSESQDAILRLELCQEAMRLTNSLIATPRTSLPAVKALYALMCFHGSRFAARKTETGQFILLQDQDPTRWDDELISRGAYYLHEASQGESVSRFHLEASIAYWHTLKEDTPEKWKHILFLYDRLLQLVYSPIAALNRLVAVSKVYGNRQAIEEAKQLNLSTNHFYHVLLGELYTGTDNAAAQASYHQAFLWAKTETDKQTIRQKLNSF
- a CDS encoding helix-turn-helix domain-containing protein, whose translation is MEIAEVFIACKKEIHYSRELVLPQPALVRVISGEVRVVAAERSYHFYAGDTVLFPRNQLGKMSKLPLDGLPCVTISMVFQKERLQHFYAHNGPASAAHPADQPKQFQRHPLLESLFNSLSPYFELADALPTDIAVFKVEEAIRVLRAIDLEVDGLLGNFEEPGKLDLVDFMERHYMFNLPLAKFGYLTGRSLTTFKKDFHKAFNNSPGRWLTQKRLEMAHYQIVEKKRKPSEVYLEVGFEDLSHFSFAFKKTFGYPPTQFRLA
- a CDS encoding sensor histidine kinase, which translates into the protein MAEYPVYLAGDATRLHQVVVNLLTNGLRYTHEGGQIWLTLEQSGQQAIVRGVDNGIGLAADQLGTLFERFVQIDHSLARSHGGLGLELALVQQLVHLHGSQVEAHSPGLEQGSEFVVYLPALITSSL
- a CDS encoding glycoside hydrolase family 2 protein, with protein sequence MLKNHFFLAVSLLLIHFCYSPQGVYAQVAQLPTRWTKAALAASQPLAEYPRPQLQRSQWLCLNGTWNYQGGKAVSSANNPASPLTFPTTSQKIRVPYCPESVLSGIQRKQEINMWYQRSFTLPASWKGKQILLHFGAVDHQATVFVNGQKVGSHAGGYDAFSFDITAWLAPDANSLVVAAYDPNDGRTPSGKNGPRGDYTFTSGIWQTVWLEPVNHDYIQAIRLLPDLAGKQLRLEVKASGAARVTAVVLEGKKEVARVEGRAGTAFSVPITNPKPWSPDSPFLYDIKLTLTAPNGRVSDEVMSYAGLRDVNLGKVNGVVRPLLNGKFVMQLGLLDQGYWPDGILTAPTEEALKFDIEYTKKAGYNLIRKHMKTEPQRFYYWADKLGLLVWQDMPAIWYPDEDTLATRTTFRNELKAIIDDHYNSPSIIAWVPFNENWGAFDVATITDWVKGYDPSRLVNGNSGFNNNPSYQKAYGDPKNGDFVDTHIYVGPNKASEPDDKRAASLGEFGGVGLFVRGHMWPVENNAYAYEPTKTALTDRYVMLLDQVEQLMRYRGLSVAIYTQTTDVEHEVNGVLTYDREVEKMDTNRIRAVNQAVIQAGLTPAGKQE
- a CDS encoding Crp/Fnr family transcriptional regulator codes for the protein MSDPLIALIETIRQIVPLSETDTTLIKSVFQPYRLKKGEYFVQQGQVCQHVGFIHTGLVRYFVNQDGDEKIYDFGLENDFVCDYESFLPQRPCRRTIQAIEESDLLVISLSNLQRLFAQLTHGERFGRVAIEQIFVKTIGQLVSLYTDAPELRYQAFLENYPTLSTRITQYHIASYVGVKPQSLSRIRARWAGKHYSRLSSPE
- a CDS encoding nuclear transport factor 2 family protein yields the protein MKLLSVIILLTAVAFSPLYGQSKTDEQNVKQVINGFFQALSDEDIPSLRSYCRTDFTLLESGEIWSLDTLEAKIKPYFGQGARRINKIDFKKIVIKGTSAWVVYFNQADMELNARKGTINWLESAVLTKNEGQWKLTLLHSTTLPKKK
- a CDS encoding YciI family protein; this translates as MDEFALIMRHEDGKKIASPEQIQQWMKQTMEWIDGITAPTEFVSGIGLPFDKARVVTTKNSRTLITNGPFGEIKETLGGLIIIKANSLQEALEVAKGCPILQEEGNSVEVRQISEHSSSNS
- a CDS encoding VOC family protein, whose product is MTPVTLTPHLFFGGNCQQAMEFYQTTFGGELTLTTFGQGPAGAHKDPNANSDVMKTKIMFAKLTGDIILTASDNPHLSETKNTGQFGLSLAGTDEAQLTSYMEKLAANGQITAPLIKQFWGDIFGMVTDQYGISWMITIPANSR